The proteins below are encoded in one region of Vibrio sp. ED004:
- a CDS encoding cytochrome b/b6 domain-containing protein: MKIWDLPTRLYHWLQAALFIGLAGSGFSGNGPHIYLGLALFSLILWRLVWGMIGSDTSRFSQFMSSPRSAWQYQRGRVQPKPGHNPLGAWMVVGMITTLLVQCITGLAIAGFFDTLPYSEVIITDAVFDLLVTAHAIAARMLIAFVALHLLAILVYKLHSKPLVLAMITGKQNQSLSTAHFGNGTQLAFSSNRKALLVLIASVLVTMAIVVMS, encoded by the coding sequence ATGAAAATTTGGGATCTACCAACTCGACTCTATCACTGGCTGCAGGCCGCTCTGTTTATTGGCCTTGCTGGATCAGGCTTTAGTGGCAATGGCCCGCACATTTATCTAGGGCTCGCACTGTTTAGTTTGATTCTGTGGCGCTTGGTCTGGGGAATGATTGGTAGTGATACCAGCCGGTTTTCGCAGTTTATGAGTTCTCCTCGATCTGCTTGGCAATACCAACGAGGCCGAGTTCAACCTAAGCCGGGGCATAATCCTCTAGGTGCTTGGATGGTTGTGGGGATGATTACAACCTTATTGGTCCAGTGCATCACTGGCCTAGCGATAGCGGGGTTCTTCGACACATTGCCGTATTCAGAAGTCATCATCACAGACGCTGTTTTTGACCTACTCGTCACCGCTCATGCTATTGCCGCACGTATGTTAATCGCTTTTGTAGCACTGCATTTATTGGCTATCTTGGTCTACAAACTGCACTCAAAACCTTTAGTGCTCGCTATGATCACAGGCAAACAAAATCAATCGTTATCTACCGCTCATTTCGGAAATGGCACTCAATTGGCTTTTTCATCAAATAGAAAAGCTTTGTTGGTGCTAATTGCGTCGGTATTAGTTACGATGGCAATAGTTGTTATGTCATAA
- a CDS encoding cytochrome c yields MKKLTIALLIAVPVMAIAATEVVNNRQQAFSSIEKLNKQVSSELGNRNTDWKKVEELSESLVEHGIVLNSSFSESDTGGKAKETVWSKPEKFNQLMLQMNQGFAELQQASIEQDLSKAERGLDAANNTCRACHRTYRSRW; encoded by the coding sequence ATGAAAAAACTGACTATCGCTTTGCTTATCGCCGTGCCTGTAATGGCGATTGCTGCAACTGAAGTTGTGAATAATCGCCAACAGGCTTTCAGCTCAATTGAAAAACTCAATAAACAAGTGTCTTCAGAATTAGGAAACCGAAATACAGATTGGAAAAAGGTTGAGGAGTTAAGTGAGAGTTTGGTTGAACATGGAATTGTATTGAACAGCAGTTTTTCTGAGAGCGACACGGGTGGCAAGGCAAAAGAAACGGTGTGGAGTAAGCCGGAGAAATTCAATCAACTGATGCTACAGATGAACCAAGGCTTTGCGGAGTTACAACAAGCGAGTATTGAACAGGATCTTAGCAAGGCTGAACGTGGTTTAGATGCGGCCAACAACACATGCCGAGCATGCCATCGTACTTATCGTTCGCGTTGGTAA
- a CDS encoding BamA/TamA family outer membrane protein — MTRHSFLTAAFSCSVASFSVSAFEVDTRESQEPELDDQFRVIAIPFYDPSVDTGLSVIPIYNFYADGETKNASTLSATLTYTQNDSYYIKGNADLLLNGDSLRFTGEMGFSSTNITLVDLVDTNHQEYSFDGDFYFKVYDNIYLGMGLDYSTARYLADTPRDKLLLKLTGFSEEYEADTGAKLSFLWDEREHYYYPYHGFLFELTYENHGAWLGNDEDATYSSLFTDYRFFYSLTHNDNHIIASRWVTRYLLDAENAPSSAYSTYGRQGRNVQRGFVAGDHIASHMTNLEMEYRYSISGSSINFLNNVAVVGLTGIGKVFGERLNPKDPYHSFDDGDLLTMVGLGLRYRLMRQERINVRMDFTYNNEDEVLAYFSLGENI; from the coding sequence ATGACTCGACACTCTTTTCTGACAGCAGCCTTCTCTTGCTCTGTTGCCAGTTTCTCTGTATCAGCCTTTGAAGTTGATACCAGAGAATCACAAGAACCTGAACTTGATGACCAATTTCGTGTCATTGCGATCCCCTTTTATGATCCAAGTGTCGACACTGGGCTTTCTGTTATTCCCATCTATAACTTCTATGCAGATGGTGAAACCAAAAATGCATCAACGTTATCAGCAACACTGACTTATACCCAGAACGACAGCTACTACATAAAAGGTAATGCCGACCTTTTATTGAACGGTGATTCCCTGCGCTTTACCGGTGAGATGGGCTTTTCAAGCACTAACATTACCTTGGTCGATTTGGTCGATACTAACCACCAAGAGTACAGCTTCGATGGTGACTTCTACTTTAAGGTTTACGACAACATCTACTTGGGTATGGGTTTAGACTACTCAACGGCTCGCTATCTAGCAGATACACCACGCGACAAACTTTTGCTTAAACTCACAGGGTTCAGTGAAGAGTATGAAGCGGACACGGGTGCCAAGCTTTCATTCTTATGGGATGAGCGAGAGCATTACTACTACCCGTACCATGGCTTCTTATTTGAGCTGACGTACGAAAACCACGGCGCGTGGCTTGGAAACGATGAAGACGCGACCTACTCTTCGCTATTCACTGACTATCGTTTTTTCTACAGCTTGACTCATAATGATAACCACATTATCGCTAGCCGATGGGTAACGCGTTACCTACTTGATGCCGAGAACGCCCCAAGCAGTGCCTACAGTACCTATGGTCGACAAGGACGAAACGTTCAACGCGGTTTTGTTGCCGGCGACCACATCGCCTCGCACATGACCAATCTTGAAATGGAATATCGCTACTCGATTTCAGGCTCGTCGATTAACTTCTTGAACAACGTAGCCGTCGTAGGTTTAACGGGTATAGGCAAGGTGTTTGGTGAAAGACTTAACCCGAAAGACCCTTATCATAGCTTTGATGATGGAGACCTTCTGACCATGGTTGGCCTTGGATTGCGCTATCGACTAATGCGCCAAGAACGCATCAATGTACGTATGGACTTCACCTACAACAACGAAGATGAAGTGCTGGCGTATTTTAGTTTGGGTGAGAACATTTAG
- a CDS encoding peptidylprolyl isomerase — protein sequence MITFTTNFGDIEIELNLEKAPVTSKNFLKYCQDGFYEGTTFHRVIEGFMIQGGGHTIDMTEKPTRAPIVNEANRGLKNVIGSVAMARTDAPHSATAQFFINLDDNDFLDHTSTTNAGWGYAVFGKVSAGMDVVNKIAAAPTTIRWGHEDVPCEDILISKVTIND from the coding sequence ATGATTACTTTCACCACCAACTTTGGCGATATCGAGATTGAACTCAACCTTGAGAAAGCACCTGTAACCTCGAAAAACTTCCTGAAATACTGCCAAGATGGCTTCTATGAAGGCACCACATTTCACCGTGTGATCGAAGGTTTTATGATTCAAGGTGGCGGCCACACTATCGACATGACAGAAAAGCCAACGCGTGCACCTATCGTGAATGAAGCAAACCGCGGTCTAAAGAACGTGATTGGCTCTGTAGCTATGGCTCGAACCGACGCACCACATTCGGCAACGGCGCAGTTCTTTATCAACCTTGATGACAACGATTTTCTAGACCACACATCAACGACCAACGCTGGCTGGGGTTACGCTGTGTTTGGTAAAGTGTCGGCAGGTATGGATGTGGTAAATAAGATCGCAGCAGCGCCAACGACTATTCGTTGGGGACATGAAGATGTGCCGTGCGAAGACATTCTGATCTCGAAAGTCACCATCAACGACTAA
- a CDS encoding TetR/AcrR family transcriptional regulator yields MTVKKTLSQKKRESIVAAAIAEFTERGYKATSMDKISSRAEVSKRTVYNHFASKELLLDEILDSIWSKTLAATHFPYQAEQPLAEQLASIANQELELLESEGFIDLSRVLFSEYFHNAELAHQAMEKYSQAESGLTIWIKAALADGRLVELDPLFASTQFIALLKSFAFWPQIIGHAPSPDAQHKQVIINSSVEMFLKQYQA; encoded by the coding sequence ATGACTGTCAAAAAAACACTGAGCCAGAAGAAACGTGAATCTATCGTTGCTGCCGCTATCGCAGAGTTTACCGAGCGTGGTTATAAGGCCACCAGCATGGATAAAATCTCTAGCCGAGCAGAAGTGTCGAAGCGCACGGTGTATAACCACTTCGCCAGTAAAGAGCTACTACTGGATGAGATATTAGACAGCATTTGGAGCAAAACGCTCGCGGCGACCCATTTCCCATACCAAGCAGAACAACCACTGGCCGAACAACTTGCGTCTATTGCCAACCAAGAGCTTGAGCTTTTAGAGTCCGAAGGCTTCATCGACTTATCTCGTGTGCTGTTCTCTGAGTATTTCCATAACGCTGAACTTGCTCATCAAGCGATGGAGAAGTACTCCCAAGCCGAGAGTGGCCTGACGATTTGGATCAAAGCCGCTTTAGCTGACGGTCGTTTAGTCGAGCTCGACCCACTGTTTGCCTCAACTCAATTCATCGCCTTGCTTAAGTCGTTTGCCTTTTGGCCGCAGATCATCGGCCATGCACCGTCACCGGACGCACAACACAAGCAAGTGATCATTAACTCTAGTGTCGAGATGTTCCTTAAACAGTATCAAGCGTAA
- a CDS encoding glycosyl transferase family protein: MSSILECIRTVGRGERGRKPLSFEQAYRIMDEYLSGEVGDDQMAMLLMLIRVQNETNEEIAGFVKAFQSRVPDLGADIDWPCYAGKRNDSASGKPWNLLAAKILADDGYKVLMHGYMDKPSGRTHVETHLDLVGVRSAADPQEAKQILEADGIAYLPLANFAPEAQTMIGWKHRYGLRTPINTVVRALNPGGGRLGLRGSFHPGFPQLHAEVENVIGNKSHSVISFKGMNGESEYNPKVSQTVWMSSPDKVESFYWEEIMNSDISLPSECVLGTPEDEMELMANTVVDSMTAILFAETHDKTEAYTKAIRLWDAYCAR, translated from the coding sequence ATGAGTAGTATTTTAGAGTGTATTCGTACTGTTGGACGAGGGGAAAGAGGGCGCAAGCCTTTATCGTTCGAACAAGCCTATCGCATCATGGATGAGTATTTAAGCGGTGAGGTCGGCGACGACCAAATGGCAATGCTACTTATGTTGATTCGTGTGCAGAATGAGACCAATGAAGAAATTGCAGGCTTTGTAAAAGCATTTCAATCTCGTGTACCTGACTTGGGTGCCGACATTGATTGGCCTTGCTATGCGGGTAAGCGTAATGATAGTGCGAGTGGTAAGCCTTGGAATCTATTGGCAGCGAAGATACTGGCTGACGATGGTTATAAGGTATTGATGCATGGCTACATGGACAAGCCAAGTGGACGCACACACGTAGAGACTCACCTCGACCTTGTTGGTGTTCGTAGTGCAGCTGATCCGCAAGAGGCCAAGCAGATTTTAGAAGCGGATGGTATTGCTTACTTACCTCTCGCCAACTTTGCGCCGGAAGCTCAAACGATGATTGGTTGGAAACACCGTTATGGTTTGCGTACGCCAATCAACACTGTGGTTCGTGCATTAAACCCTGGCGGTGGTCGTTTAGGTTTGCGCGGCAGTTTCCACCCTGGCTTCCCACAACTTCATGCAGAAGTAGAGAATGTAATTGGCAATAAATCCCACTCGGTGATTTCATTTAAAGGCATGAACGGCGAGTCGGAATACAACCCTAAGGTTAGCCAAACAGTGTGGATGAGTTCTCCTGACAAGGTTGAATCTTTCTATTGGGAAGAGATTATGAACTCTGATATTTCATTGCCGAGCGAGTGTGTACTGGGTACGCCGGAAGATGAGATGGAATTGATGGCAAACACGGTTGTCGACAGTATGACGGCGATTCTTTTCGCTGAAACGCACGATAAAACCGAAGCCTACACAAAAGCAATCCGCCTTTGGGATGCGTATTGTGCGCGCTAG
- a CDS encoding IS110 family transposase, with product MSSIHILGIDLGKHCFHAIAHNRCGVEVLRRKFNRNQLLIFLSKIEPTTIAFEACGGAHWLARKCGELGHHPRLIPPQYVKPYVKGNKNDFIDASAIAEAASRPTMRFVAVKSEEAQVIAAIHRVRDSYIKERTATMSRIGAILLEFGLSFPKGHAKMKSLFQWLAEQTVSLPKSLLCELISIHEHYKYLNEQIKTQDIKLQTIVNNNESAQLLKTIPGIGDLTSTLCIADVSSPSNFTNGREMAAWLGLVPRQFSTGGKTKLLGMSKRGNKHLRTLFVHGARAVLSRLETTGKVFGEWLVNLRATKPFNVVVVALANKLVRIAWAVLYHRQAFKAA from the coding sequence ATGTCTTCTATTCATATTTTAGGTATCGACCTAGGTAAACACTGCTTCCATGCTATCGCACATAACCGTTGTGGTGTGGAGGTGCTTCGTCGTAAATTTAATCGCAACCAACTCTTAATCTTTCTTAGTAAAATAGAACCAACAACTATTGCTTTCGAAGCCTGTGGCGGTGCTCATTGGCTTGCTCGAAAGTGTGGTGAGCTTGGTCATCACCCCCGACTTATTCCTCCTCAGTATGTTAAGCCTTATGTCAAAGGCAATAAAAACGATTTCATCGATGCATCAGCGATCGCAGAGGCTGCGAGTCGACCGACCATGAGGTTTGTAGCTGTAAAAAGTGAGGAGGCTCAAGTCATCGCAGCGATTCATCGAGTCAGAGATAGTTATATCAAGGAGAGAACCGCCACTATGTCGCGGATCGGAGCGATCTTACTTGAGTTCGGCCTTAGCTTTCCCAAAGGGCATGCAAAGATGAAGTCTCTGTTTCAATGGTTAGCAGAACAAACAGTATCACTACCAAAAAGCTTGCTATGTGAATTGATATCTATCCACGAACACTACAAGTACCTCAATGAACAAATCAAAACCCAAGATATCAAGCTTCAAACAATTGTTAATAACAACGAAAGTGCTCAATTATTAAAAACTATCCCTGGAATTGGCGATCTTACATCCACATTGTGTATTGCCGATGTAAGCTCTCCGAGTAACTTCACCAATGGCCGCGAGATGGCTGCTTGGTTGGGGCTTGTACCAAGGCAATTCTCAACAGGAGGAAAAACCAAGCTACTTGGTATGAGTAAACGAGGAAATAAACACCTCAGAACTCTGTTTGTCCATGGCGCAAGAGCTGTACTCTCTAGGCTAGAGACGACAGGGAAAGTGTTTGGAGAATGGCTTGTGAACTTACGAGCTACCAAACCATTTAATGTAGTGGTAGTCGCATTAGCCAATAAGCTAGTGAGGATAGCTTGGGCGGTGTTATATCACCGCCAAGCTTTTAAGGCTGCTTAG
- a CDS encoding CBS domain-containing protein produces MHSIKVKDYMTQQVVTFTPDMPLSLALDKVMRSHHMGGPVIDDNEQVIGFLSEQDLLEKLVKVSYFCQDTHIVGDCMYQEVLSVSPDLSIIELADMMQVGKPKAYPVIDNRKLVGIITRTDVLRAIGKNLDECFKHPV; encoded by the coding sequence ATGCATTCAATTAAAGTGAAAGATTACATGACGCAGCAGGTTGTGACATTCACTCCTGACATGCCATTAAGTCTGGCGCTAGACAAAGTGATGCGCAGTCATCACATGGGCGGCCCAGTTATTGATGATAATGAACAAGTAATTGGTTTCCTTTCAGAGCAAGATTTATTAGAAAAACTGGTTAAGGTCAGTTACTTCTGTCAAGACACACACATTGTTGGCGATTGCATGTACCAAGAGGTGCTATCGGTATCGCCAGATCTATCCATTATTGAATTGGCGGACATGATGCAAGTGGGTAAACCGAAAGCTTACCCTGTGATCGACAACAGAAAGTTGGTCGGAATTATCACCCGAACAGATGTTTTAAGAGCAATTGGCAAGAACTTAGATGAATGCTTCAAACATCCTGTATAG